From the genome of Streptomyces sp. NBC_01304:
CCGCCGTCGTGGACGCGGCGATCGACCGCTGGGTCTGGTACGCGGGCTGGACCGACAAGATCGGGCAGATCGTGGGCGGCGGGAACCCGGTCGCGGGCCCGTTCTTCAATCTCTCGACGCCCGAGCCGACCGGTGTGGTGACCGTGCTCGCCCCGCAGGAGTCGTCGTTCCTGGGTCTGGTGTCGGTGATCGCCCCGGTGATCGCGACCGGCAACACGGCGGTCGTCATCGCCTCCGCCGAGCGGCCCCTTCCGGCGCTCTCGCTGGGCGAGGTGCTTGCCACCTCCGACCTGCCGGGCGGCGTGGTCAACATCCTCACCGGCAAGACCGCGGAGATCGCGACGCCGCTCGCCGCGCACCAGGACGTCAACGCGATCGACCTCGCGGGCGCCGACGACGAGCTGGCCAAGGAGCTGGAGATCGCCGCCGCGGACAACCTGAAGCGTGTCTTCCGTCCACAGGCTGTGGACTGGGCCGCCGATCCGGGGACCGCCCGCCTGACGCCGTTCCTGGAGACCAAGACGGTGTGGCACCCGACGGGCTCGCTTGGCGCGTCCGGGTCTTCGTACTGACACGTCCATAGCCAGAAGCCCCGGCCCTCCTCCGTCCAGGAGGGCCGGGGCTTCTTCGCGTGCGCGGGCTCGCATGCGCGGGCTCGCATGCGCGGGCTCGCATGCGCGGGCTCGCATGCGCGGGCAGGCCGGGTGTCAGATGCCGAGGCGCTTGGCGATTCCGTCCAGTACGCAGTCCACGCCGAACTCGAACTCCCACGTGGGGTCGTCCTTGCGGGCGGCGGCCAGGGCGTACTGCCGGTAGACGGGGTAACGCCCCGTCGTCATCAGGTAGTTCATCTGCGGGGCCAGCGCCTGCCGGGCCTCGTCCCCGCTCTTCCAGCCGTGCAGCTCCTTGTACTCGCGCAGGGCGATCTCCGACTGCACGGCGCCCTGCACGAAGGAGCTGACGGAACGGAACGCCGCCATCATCGAGTCGGCGTCCAGGCCCCGGTCGACGAGCGCGGCCAACTGCCGCTCGGCCACCGCCATCCGGCTCGGCGTGAGCTGGATGACCGGCGCCGGCACATGCGCCATCCACGGGTGCCGCAACATCAACTCCCGGGTCTGCACGGCGAAGGAGCGCAGCACCTCGCGCCAGCCGGTGACGTCCTCGGACACGGTCAGCTCCGCCGAGACCCGGTCGATCATGAGGGCCCAGAGGTCGTCCTTGCCCGTGACATGGCGGTACGCGGCCATCGGCGCGACGCCCAGCTTCGTGGCCAGCCGCCGCATGGTGACGGCCCCCGCGCCCTCCTCGTCGGCGAGCTCGACGGCCGCGGCGGCGATCCGGTCCAGCGTCAGGGACGTGCGGGGCGCGGGCGCCGTGCGCTCCAGCCGTTCCCAGAGCGAGGGCTCCACGATCTTGCTCTCGCTCTCGTCCTTCTTGCCCGCCATGGCTCGCTCCTCCGCATCGACGTCGCGTACAGCGTATCCCCAGTGGACGCTGTACACATTGATGTGTACGTTGTACGCGTACCGATACGCCGTACACAACCCGGGGGCCTGCCATGTCCAGCACCACCGAACCGCTCCGCATCGCCGTCCTCGTCGGCTCCACCCGCGAGGGCCGCTTCGCGCCCGTCGTGACGAAGTGGCTCAGCGGCCATCTCGGGCAGCGCGCCGACATGCGCACCGATGTCGTCGACCTCGCGGAGACCCCGCTGCCGACCGTCTTCCCCGCCTTCGGTCAGCAACCGCCGCCCGGGACCGAGGAGTTGCTGTCCGCGGTCTCGCCCCGCCTCGCGGCCGCCGACGCGTTCGTCTTCGTCACGCCCGAGTACAACCACAGCTTCCCGGCGTCCCTGAAGAACGCGATCGACTGGCACAACGAGCAGTGGCACGGCAAGCCCGTCGCCTTCGTCTCGTACGGCGGCCTGTCGGGCGGGCTGCGCGCGGTCGAGCAACTGCGTGTCGTGATGGCCGAGTTGAACGCCACGACCATCCGCAACACGGTCAGCTTCCACAACGCGTGGGGCACCTTCGACGAGGACGGCCGCAGCACCGAGCCCGCCGCCGACGCCGCGGCGAAGGCACTGCTCGACCAGCTGGCCTGGTGGGCGCACGCACTGCGGGACGCCAAGTCCGTTCGCCCGTACGCGGCCTGAGTCGCCGTCACCATTCAGGAACGTTCAGGAGGGGAAGCCGTGAACCCGCGTACGGAAGTGAAAGAAGTTGCCAGAGCCGAGGTCCCCCAGTCGGATGCCCCGCCCTCGCGGCTCGTCATCATCGGGCTGCTGCTCGGCATCATCCTCGCCACGCTCGACGGCACCATCGTCGGCACCGCACTGCCGACGATCGTCGGTGAGCTCGGCGGGCTCGACCAGCTGTCCTGGGTGATCACCGCCTATCTGCTCACCACGGCCGTGTCCACGCCGATCTGGGGGAAGCTCGGCGACCTCTACGGCCGCAAGGGCAGCTACCTCGCGTCGATCGTGCTGTTCCTCGCCGGATCCGTACTGTGCGGAGTCGCCCAGGACATGGGGCAGTTGATCGCGTTCCGGGCCGTGCAGGGGGTCGGCGCGGGCGGGCTGTTCGTGGGTGCGCTCTCCCTCATCGGGACGCTGCTCCCGCCGGCCGAGGCAGGGCGCTCGCAGGCGCTGATCGGCGTGATGATGCCCCTCGCGCTCCTCGGCGGCCCGCTGGTCGGCGGCTTCCTCACCGACCATCTGGACTGGCGCTGGGTGTTCTACGTCAACGTCCCGGTCGGCGCCGTGGCGCTCGCCATCATCGGGGTCGGGGTGCGGCTGCGCGCCGAGCGGATCAAGGCACGCGTCGACCTCGCGGGCGTGGGGCTGCTCACCTCGGCGATCCTCGCCCTGACGCTGCTCGGCAGCTGGGGCGGTACGCGGTACGCCTGGGCCTCACCGCAGATCCTCGGGCTCGCCCTGCTGTCGGCGGGTGCGCTCGCCTGGTTCGTCAGGGTCGAGCGGCGGGCCGCCGAGCCGGTGATCCCGCCCCGGCTGTTCCGGGACCGGAACTTCTCGGTGGCGCAGGTCCTGAGCTTCGTCACGGGCGCGGCGATGATGGCCGGGGCGAGCTATCTGCCGCAGTACATGCAGTTCGTGCAGGGCACGTCGTCGACGGTGAGCGGGCTGCTGCTCATTCCGCTGATGCTCGGCATGATCGGGGCGCAGCTCGCCATCGGGCGGCGGGTCGCGGCGGGAGGCGGGTACCGGGTCTACCCCATCGCGGGTGGGGCGCTCGCCACGGTGGGGGCGTTGGCGCTGCTGCTGCTCGGCCTGTCCACCGCCGCGTGGGTCGCGTCGTGTCTGACGCTGGTGCTCGGGGTGGGGGTCGGGTGTCTGATGCAGCCGACGATGCTCATCACCTTGAACAGTGCGGAGCCTCGGGACATGGGTGCCGCCAGTGGGACCCAGACCCTGCTGCGCACGGTCGGGGGCTCGTTGGGGGTGGCGGTCCTTGGGTCCGTCTTCGCGAGCCGGCTGCCGGCGCTGTCGGGAGAGCTCACGCCCTCCCAGCTCCATGACCTGCCGGTCGCGGCTCAGTCCGCGTTTCGGTCGGGCGTGGTCGACGGGTTGCACGGGGTCGCTCTCGGTACGGCTGCGCTGTGCGCGGTGACCTTTGCGGTGGCTTGGCTGATTCGTGAGGTGCCGCTGCGTGGGAGGGATTGATTCCCCACCCCGCCCCTTCCCGACAGTGACATTTGCGGCTCCGCCGCGGGCCTCAAACGCCGGACGGGCTGACAAAGTCAGCCCGTCCGGCGTTTGAGGACAGTCTTTGCAGCCGGCGGCAGCCTTACGGGAAGGGGCGGGGAGGGGAAGAAATCAGCCCGGCAGCAACCCCGTGGCCGGGCCCACCAGCGGGACGTCGTCCAGGGAGCCCCCCGAGGCCAGCGGACCCGTGAGCGCCGCCGAGCTCACCGGCTTGAAGTCCGCGACCTGCGTGCCCACCGCGTTGTCGAGCGGGTCGACCCCCGTCCCGGCCAGCGGGTCGATCCGGAGCCGCTTCGCCGGCGCGAGCCCACCCGCGGCGGAGTGCTGGACGGCCTTCGTCAGCGCCTCCCCAGGCGTCGACGCGTCGAAGTCGCCCAGCGGCGTGGACAGGCCGATCGCCTGGCTCACCCCGACCGGCGCCGCGGAAGCGAACCCGCTCGCGCCGCCGAGGGCCGCCCCCGCGAGGGTCACGGTCAGGCCCGCGCGGAGCAGCCCGCGAGGGGCTGTAGTGGATGCGTTCTTGGGTGCTGCGTGTCGTGCCATGAGGAGCGCCACCTGTCGGTCCGGCGAGGGTAATCGTGCGGGCACGTAGCGTAGTTGAGGTGTGACGCACGTTTCAAAGGCCACCCCGTGGGGTCGCCTGGGCGGCGCAATGCCTCACACTGGTGTCCTGTGAGCGCCCATCCCCCGATACCCACGCGCGTCGTGCTGCTGACCGGCCCTTCCGGCGCCGGCAAGTCGCGACTGGCCGCCCTCTCGGGCCTGCCCGTGCTGCGTCTCGACGATTTCTACAAAGAAGCCGACGATCCGACGCTGCCCGTGGTGGCAGGCGGTACGGACATCGACTGGGACTCCTCGCGGTCCTGGGACGCGGACGTCGCCGTCGCCGCGGTCGTCGAGCTGTGCCGCACGGGACGTACCCGCGTACCGGTCTATGACATCGCCACCAGCTCACGGGTGGGCGCGGAGGCGCTCGACATCGAGCGCACGCCCCTGTTCATCGCGGAGGGCATCTTCGCCGCCGACATCGTGGAGCGCTGCCGTGAGCTCGGTGTGCTCGCCGATGCCCTGTGCCTGCGCGGGCGGCCCTCGACGACCTTCCGCCGGCGGCTGCTCCGGGACCTCAGGGAAGGCCGCAAGTCCGTGCCGTTCCTGTTGCGCCGGGGCTGGCGCCTGATGCGCTCCGAGCGGGCGATCGTGGCCCGCCAGACGTCGCTCGGCGCGCACCCGTGCGGCAAGGAAGAGGCGCTGGGGCGGCTTGCCGCGGCTGCGGCGGGGCGCTGCGTGAAGGCCCGCACCTCAGCCGCGTAGGCGTAAGCGCAAGAAACGCAGACATAAAAACAGCGAGACCGGAAAGACCCCCCGGCCTTCCGGTCCCGCTGTACTTTCCCCGTGTTCCCCCCGGAAGATCCCCCGTGATCCCCCGTACTTCCCCCGTGCTGCCGCCGCATCCCCCCGGAGCGGCGGGTCCCCGTTACCCCCTGCTTGCCGGTGCCTAGGCGACCAGCTCGCCGAAGGATTCCTCCTGGTCACGGCCGAAGCTGAGGACCTCGTCCTCGCGCAGCCGGCGCAAAGAGCGCCAGATGCTGGACTTCACCGTGCCCACGCTGATGTCGAGGATGTCCGCGATCTCCGGGTCCGTGCGGCCTTCGTAGTAGCGAAGGACCAGCATCGTGCGCTGCAGTTCGGGAAGGCGGGTCAGGGCCTGCCAGAGAACCGCGCGCAGCTCGGTGCCGCGCATCGCGTCCGTGTCGCCCGCCGTCTCCGGCAGCTCCTCGGTCGGGTATTCGTTCAGCTTGCGGCGACGCCACGCGCTGATGTGCAGGTTTGTCATGGTGCGGCGGAGATATCCGCCGACCGCGGCCTTGTCGCTGATCCGGTCCCAGGCCCGGTACGTCGAGAACAGTGCGCTCTGCAGCAGGTCCTCGGCCTCGAACCGGTCACCGGTCAGGTGGTAGGCGGTTGCGTACAGGGAGGCGCGACGTTCCTGGACGTAAGCGGTGAATTCCGCCTCCGACAAGGAAGTCTGCTCCCCCGAGCCCTCCCCGTACGCTGCTCCCCCGTTGTTGCCCCCGTGTGCGTCAACCACCGTCATGTAACCGGTGTGCTGACGCCCGATGCCGCGAGCGCACCCCCGCCCGCTCACGGCACCGGACTTCTCACTGTGACCGTTCCCCGTGGTCCGTACGACGTCGTGCAGACGCGTGACAACTGCGCTTGAGCTGGTGCTGTGCAGCGTGTTCATCTCGCGCCCCCCGTCGTGGAAGTCCGGCCGTGCTGTGTTGTTCCGTGTGAGCAAAAGCTTGCCCGGGGACTTTCATCGACCTGTCCGCCGACTGTCACAGCCCTGCAACAGGCGAAGGTTGAATGTGGGAGTTGTAGGGGGAGATGTATGGGAGCGCTCCAACTGTCGAAACCCGCCCGTGCCATGGGACAGAATGACCACCGTGCCTTCCCTGTTGCTGATCGAAGACGACGACGCCATCCGCACGGCCCTTGAGCTGTCGCTGACGCGCCAGGGGCATCGTGTGTCCACAGCCGCCACTGGCGAGGACGGTCTGAAGCTGTTGCGCGAGCAGCGGCCCGATCTGATCGTCCTCGACGTCATGCTGCCCGGCATCGACGGGTTCGAGGTGTGCCGGCGAATCCGGCGCACGGACCAGTTGCCGATCATCCTGCTGACCGCCCGCAGCGACGACATCGACGTGGTCGTCGGCCTGGAGTCGGGCGCGGACGACTACGTGGTGAAGCCGGTGCAGGGGCGGGTGCTCGACGCCCGCATCCGGGCCGTGCTCCGCCGTGGTGAGCGGGAGGCGAACGACGCGGCGGTCTTCGGGTCGCTCGTCATCGACCGGTCCGCGATGACCGTGACCAAGGACGGGGAGGACCTGCAACTCACGCCGACCGAGCTGCGGTTGCTCCTCGAACTGTCACGGCGGCCCGGACAGGCCCTGTCCCGCCAGCAGTTGCTCCGTCTCGTCTGGGAGCACGACTATCTCGGGGACTCGCGTCTGGTGGACGCGTGTGTGCAGCGGCTGCGGGCGAAGGTGGAGGACGTACCGTCCTCGCCGACGCTGATCCGCACGGTGCGCGGGGTGGGCTACCGGCTGGACTCGCCTCAGTGACCTCTGCGAGATCGGGTACGTCGGCATCGAGTACGTCCACGCCCAGTACGTCCCGCAAGGTGTGGAGCAAGGCCGTCCTCGCCGGGCTGCGCTTCACCAGCCTGCGGCTGCGGCTCGTCGTCGTGTTCGGCCTGGTCGCCCTGACGGCCGCCGTCTCGGCCTCCGGCATCGCGTACTGGCTGAACCGCGAGGCCGTCCTGACGCGTACCCAGGACGCCGCGCTGAACGACTTCGGCCAGGCGATGGAGGACCACGCCGCCACCCTGCCGCCCGACCCGACCAAGGACGAGCTGGAGCGGGCCGCCCATGACATGGCCAACACCAGTCAGGGCTACAGCGTCCTGCTGATCGGCGAGAAGGCGGACGGCAAGCCCGTGTCCGGCAACTCCGACCTGGATGTCTTCACGCCCGCCGACGTACCGAAATCCCTGCAGGAAGCGGTGAACAAGCCGCAGCGCGGCGGCTCCGGCGAGAACGACGAGTACCACCTGTTCTGGCAGCGCAAGGTCGAGCAGGGCGAGCCCTATCTGGTGGGCGGCGCCAAGGTGTCGGCCAACGGGCCGACCGGGTACATGCTCAAGTCGCTGGAGCCGGAGGCAAAGGACCTCAACTCCCTTGCCTGGTCCCTCGGGATCGCGACCGCGCTCGCCCTGGTGGGTGCCGCGCTGCTCGCGCAGGCCGCGGCGACGACCGTGCTCAAGCCGGTGCACCGGCTCGGGGTCGCGGCGCGCAGGCTCGGCGAGGGCAAGCTGGACACCCGGCTGAGGGTCTCCGGCACGGACGAACTGGCCGAGCTGGCACGGACGTTCAACTCCACGGCCGCGTCCCTGGAGAAGAAGGTCGCGGACATGAGCGCCCGCGAGGAGTCCAGCCGTCGCTTCGTGGCCGACATGTCCCACGAGCTGCGTACGCCGCTGACCGCGATCACCGCCGTCACCGAGGTCCTTGAGGAAGAGGCCGACACCCTCGACCCGATGATCGCGCCCGCCGTGAATCTGGTGGTGAGCGAGACGCGCCGGCTCAACGACCTCGTCGAGAACCTGATGGAAGTCACCCGCTTCGACGCGGGCACCGCCAAGCTCGTCCTCGACTACGTCGACATCGCCGACCAGATCACCGCCTGCATCGACACCCGCGCCTGGCTGGACGCCGTCGACCTGGACGCCGAGCGCGGCATCATGGTCCGCGTCGATCCGCGCCGCCTGGACGTCATCCTGGCCAACCTGATCGGGAACGCGCTGAAGCACGGCGGCTCACCGGTGCGCGTCTCCGTGCGCAAGGAGGGCGAGGACCTGGTGATCTCGGTACGCGACCACGGTCCGGGCATCCCCGAGGAGGTCCTGCCGCACGTCTTCGACCGCTTCTACAAGGCCAGCGCCTCGCGGCCGCGGTCCGAGGGCAGCGGGCTCGGGCTCTCCATCGCGCTGGAGAACGCGCACATCCACGGCGGCGAGATCACGGCCGCCAACTCCCCCGAGGGCGGCGCGGTGTTCACACTGCGGCTGCCGCGCGCGTACGACGACACAGTGGAGTCTGAGCAGGCCGAGGGAGACACGCTGTGAGCGTACGCAAGGGGCTGAGGGCCGCGTTGGCCCTCGGGCTCGGCCTGGCGGCGCTCGGCGCCTGCGGGATCCGGGCGACCGAGGTGCCGACCGACTTCGGGGCGGCGCCCTCGCGCGTGCCCTGCATCACCTCCACGGCGAGCGTGGCGGCGCAGTCGGGGCGTGACGGCACTCCCACCCAGATCTTCCTGGTGTGCGGCTCCCAGCTGGTCCACGTGGACCGGACGGTGCAGCTGACGCCGGCCCAGGCCGGGAACCGCGTGAAGGTCGCCCAGTCACTCCTGGCCGAGCTGCGCGAGGAGCCGGCCGGTGCCGAGCAGAAGGCCGGGTTCACCTCCGACGTACAGGGCCGCACGGCGATCGACGGCCCCGGCAAGGACGACCCCCGCACGGCCCTGCGCCTGAGCGTGCCCCCGGAACAGCTGACCCCGTTCGCCCTGGCCCAGCTCGTCTGCACCCTCGGGAACAGCGTGGCGGGCACCGGCGAGGGAAAGGTGGTCCTCGGGGGGCCGGGCGAGGCGCCGCTGCGGCAGTACGCGTGCACGGAGGCGGTGCGACAGCGGCCCGGGTCTGCGCCGGCGCCCACGGAGCCGGTGGGCTGAGGAGGGGCGCGGGGCTGTATCGATATGCGGCTCCGCCGCGTGGGCGCGACCAGCCCCCACCGGCCCGCGGATGTCGTGCTCCGTACCCCCATGCGGAATCTGGGGCGGCAGCCCCAGGGGGACGCACGGAACCGATCCTGCCAGTCCTGTCGTCTTGGGGGACGTGCAGCGTCCAGCATCAAGCGGCAGCGCCTCCGCAATGAGCGGCAGTGCCACCGCGATCCGCATCCGCGCGGCGGGAATCGCCATCCTCGCCGTGCATCTTCTGCTCGTCGGCTGGTTCACGCTGCGGCCCATAGACGTGCCCTGGGTCAGCCCGGCCAATCTCCAGCCACTCGCCGCGATCAAGGCGGATCTGGCGCTCGGGGCCGGTGAGGCGTTCCGCCGGATCGGTTCGGGGCTGCTGCTGCTCGCACCGCTCGGGGTGCTGCTTCCGCTGGCCGGGGGCCGGCTGCTCGTGTCACCGCTGGCGTCGCTGGCGCGTACGGTCGCCGCGGGCGCGATGATCTCCCTCGCCATCGAGCTGCTGCAGACCGGGGTGCCCGGACAGGTCGTGGACGTGGACTCGCTGCTCCTGAACACCGTGGGGGTCGCGCTCGCGCATCTCGCCGTCGTACCCGCGGTGCGGGGCCGGCTACGCCGCCGTACGGAGGGCGGAGTCCTGTCCCCCCTCCCCCGGGACGAGGGATCTCAGGGGCCGACCCCGACGATTCCCAGGGTCGGTATCGCCCCGTAGTCCGATGCTTCGACCCCCTTCGCGAACGTACCTTTGAAACATCGAAGGCAGCACACAGGCAGCCTCACCACGGTTCACGAAGGAGCCCACCATGACCGCCCTTGCCCGCCCCCAGAACGGACGGATGATCGGCGGAGTTTGCGCAGCGCTCGCAAGGCGCTTCGGCACCTCCGCGACCACGATGCGCGTGATCTTCCTCGTGTCCTGCCTGCTGCCCGGCCCCCAGTTCCTGCTCTACCTGGCGCTGTGGGCGCTGCTCCCGGCCGAGAAGAACGCCACCGCCGCCTGGTAGGCCCCGGAGCCGGACCGAGACACACCCCCATACGTACGCAGAGGCCGACCGGCAACCGCCCGGTCGGCCTCTGCGCGTCCTGCCCGGAAGGGCAGCCGAGGGAGTCAGCTGAGGCCGACCGGCAGCCCGCCGCCCGCACCGCTGACCGGCAGCCCGCCCAGGTCCTGGCTGACCGGGAGCTCCTTGACCGGCAGGCCGCCGAGCAGGCCCTCGAGGGGGTTGCTGTCGGCGGGCAGCACCGCGGGGGCGGTCTGGTCGATGGTGGGCTTGGCGGTGCTGAGGCTGCTGGCGAGCGCGTTCTGCCCCGCGGACAGGGACTCCGCGCCACCCGCGGGCAGCGTCTTCGCGGCCTGCTCGACCGGCAGCGTGTCGGTCACCGAGCCGACCACCGCCGCGGCGTCCGGGACGGCGGGCACGGCGGGCACGGCCTGGGCAACGCCGGCACCTGCGACGGCGAATGCGGCGCCGAGCGCGGCGACACCGAGGGTCTTGGCAGACTGCTTCATGGTGAATACGTCCTTGCGACGGGGTACTTGGCGTACTTGTGCGTACTTGGGGATCGACACGGAACTCGACGTTCTTGAGCGGTCCCGCAAGCTAGCCATGCTCAAGGCACACCCGCAAACAGCCGAAAAGGGCCGGGACCTTGTGGTCCCGGCCCTTCTCCCTGCGCTGCGATCAGGCCTGTTCGGCCACAGATCCGCTGGTCGAGGCGGTCTGCCGGAACAGCCATTCGGACTTCAGCTCGGCATAGCCGGGCTTGATCACGTCATTGATCATGGCAAGTCGTTCATCGAAAGGAATGAACGCTGATTTCATCGCATTGACTGTGAACCACTGCATGTCGTCGAGCGTGTACCCGAAGGTCGAGACCAGGTGCTCGAACTCGCGGCTCATGCTGGTGCCGCTCATCAGGCGGTTGTCGGTGTTGACCGTGGCCCGGAAGTGCAGCTTGCGGAGCAGGCCGATGGGGTGGTCGGCGTACGAGGTGGCCGCGCCCGTCTGCAGGTTGGACGTCGGGCACATCTCGAGCGGGATGCGCTTGTCGCGTACGTACGAAGCGAGGCGCCCCAGCTGCACCGAGCCGTCGTCCGACACCTTGATGTCGTCGATGATGCGCACGCCGTGGCCGAGCCGGTCGGCGCCGCACCACTGCAGGGCCTGCCAGATGGACGGCAGGCCGAAGGCCTCGCCGGCGTGGATGGTGAAGTGGTTGTTCTCGCGCTTCAGGTATTCGAAGGCGTCGAGGTGGCGGGTGGGAGGGAAGCCTGCCTCGGCACCCGCGATGTCGAAGCCGACGACGCCCAAGTCGCGGTAGCGGTTGGCGAGTTCGGCGATCTCCAGGGCGCGGGCGGCGTGCCGCATCGCGGTCAGGAGAGCCCCCACGCGGATCCGGTGGCCGTTCGCCTTCGCGCGGCGCTCGCCCTCCCGGAACCCCTCGTTCACGGCCTCGACGACCTCTTCGAGGGTGAGGCCCGCTTCCAGGTGCTGCTCGGGCGCGTACC
Proteins encoded in this window:
- the afsQ1 gene encoding two-component system response regulator AfsQ1 yields the protein MPSLLLIEDDDAIRTALELSLTRQGHRVSTAATGEDGLKLLREQRPDLIVLDVMLPGIDGFEVCRRIRRTDQLPIILLTARSDDIDVVVGLESGADDYVVKPVQGRVLDARIRAVLRRGEREANDAAVFGSLVIDRSAMTVTKDGEDLQLTPTELRLLLELSRRPGQALSRQQLLRLVWEHDYLGDSRLVDACVQRLRAKVEDVPSSPTLIRTVRGVGYRLDSPQ
- a CDS encoding ATP-binding protein: MKQSAKTLGVAALGAAFAVAGAGVAQAVPAVPAVPDAAAVVGSVTDTLPVEQAAKTLPAGGAESLSAGQNALASSLSTAKPTIDQTAPAVLPADSNPLEGLLGGLPVKELPVSQDLGGLPVSGAGGGLPVGLS
- a CDS encoding NADPH-dependent FMN reductase gives rise to the protein MSSTTEPLRIAVLVGSTREGRFAPVVTKWLSGHLGQRADMRTDVVDLAETPLPTVFPAFGQQPPPGTEELLSAVSPRLAAADAFVFVTPEYNHSFPASLKNAIDWHNEQWHGKPVAFVSYGGLSGGLRAVEQLRVVMAELNATTIRNTVSFHNAWGTFDEDGRSTEPAADAAAKALLDQLAWWAHALRDAKSVRPYAA
- a CDS encoding TetR/AcrR family transcriptional regulator; its protein translation is MAGKKDESESKIVEPSLWERLERTAPAPRTSLTLDRIAAAAVELADEEGAGAVTMRRLATKLGVAPMAAYRHVTGKDDLWALMIDRVSAELTVSEDVTGWREVLRSFAVQTRELMLRHPWMAHVPAPVIQLTPSRMAVAERQLAALVDRGLDADSMMAAFRSVSSFVQGAVQSEIALREYKELHGWKSGDEARQALAPQMNYLMTTGRYPVYRQYALAAARKDDPTWEFEFGVDCVLDGIAKRLGI
- a CDS encoding ATP-binding protein, translating into MCAAAAGEGGGRTVLADADPHGARGGLPAGLASVTSARSGTSASSTSTPSTSRKVWSKAVLAGLRFTSLRLRLVVVFGLVALTAAVSASGIAYWLNREAVLTRTQDAALNDFGQAMEDHAATLPPDPTKDELERAAHDMANTSQGYSVLLIGEKADGKPVSGNSDLDVFTPADVPKSLQEAVNKPQRGGSGENDEYHLFWQRKVEQGEPYLVGGAKVSANGPTGYMLKSLEPEAKDLNSLAWSLGIATALALVGAALLAQAAATTVLKPVHRLGVAARRLGEGKLDTRLRVSGTDELAELARTFNSTAASLEKKVADMSAREESSRRFVADMSHELRTPLTAITAVTEVLEEEADTLDPMIAPAVNLVVSETRRLNDLVENLMEVTRFDAGTAKLVLDYVDIADQITACIDTRAWLDAVDLDAERGIMVRVDPRRLDVILANLIGNALKHGGSPVRVSVRKEGEDLVISVRDHGPGIPEEVLPHVFDRFYKASASRPRSEGSGLGLSIALENAHIHGGEITAANSPEGGAVFTLRLPRAYDDTVESEQAEGDTL
- a CDS encoding aldehyde dehydrogenase family protein yields the protein MSEKSETTRLSVFKTYKLYVGGKFPRSESGRVYEVSDSKGKWLANAPLASRKDARDAVVAARKAFGGWAGATAYNRGQILYRIAEMLEGRREQFVREVGEAEGLSKSKAAAVVDAAIDRWVWYAGWTDKIGQIVGGGNPVAGPFFNLSTPEPTGVVTVLAPQESSFLGLVSVIAPVIATGNTAVVIASAERPLPALSLGEVLATSDLPGGVVNILTGKTAEIATPLAAHQDVNAIDLAGADDELAKELEIAAADNLKRVFRPQAVDWAADPGTARLTPFLETKTVWHPTGSLGASGSSY
- a CDS encoding MDR family MFS transporter, with translation MNPRTEVKEVARAEVPQSDAPPSRLVIIGLLLGIILATLDGTIVGTALPTIVGELGGLDQLSWVITAYLLTTAVSTPIWGKLGDLYGRKGSYLASIVLFLAGSVLCGVAQDMGQLIAFRAVQGVGAGGLFVGALSLIGTLLPPAEAGRSQALIGVMMPLALLGGPLVGGFLTDHLDWRWVFYVNVPVGAVALAIIGVGVRLRAERIKARVDLAGVGLLTSAILALTLLGSWGGTRYAWASPQILGLALLSAGALAWFVRVERRAAEPVIPPRLFRDRNFSVAQVLSFVTGAAMMAGASYLPQYMQFVQGTSSTVSGLLLIPLMLGMIGAQLAIGRRVAAGGGYRVYPIAGGALATVGALALLLLGLSTAAWVASCLTLVLGVGVGCLMQPTMLITLNSAEPRDMGAASGTQTLLRTVGGSLGVAVLGSVFASRLPALSGELTPSQLHDLPVAAQSAFRSGVVDGLHGVALGTAALCAVTFAVAWLIREVPLRGRD
- a CDS encoding VanZ family protein is translated as MSGSATAIRIRAAGIAILAVHLLLVGWFTLRPIDVPWVSPANLQPLAAIKADLALGAGEAFRRIGSGLLLLAPLGVLLPLAGGRLLVSPLASLARTVAAGAMISLAIELLQTGVPGQVVDVDSLLLNTVGVALAHLAVVPAVRGRLRRRTEGGVLSPLPRDEGSQGPTPTIPRVGIAP
- a CDS encoding SigE family RNA polymerase sigma factor, which translates into the protein MNTLHSTSSSAVVTRLHDVVRTTGNGHSEKSGAVSGRGCARGIGRQHTGYMTVVDAHGGNNGGAAYGEGSGEQTSLSEAEFTAYVQERRASLYATAYHLTGDRFEAEDLLQSALFSTYRAWDRISDKAAVGGYLRRTMTNLHISAWRRRKLNEYPTEELPETAGDTDAMRGTELRAVLWQALTRLPELQRTMLVLRYYEGRTDPEIADILDISVGTVKSSIWRSLRRLREDEVLSFGRDQEESFGELVA
- a CDS encoding uridine kinase, with product MRCDARFKGHPVGSPGRRNASHWCPVSAHPPIPTRVVLLTGPSGAGKSRLAALSGLPVLRLDDFYKEADDPTLPVVAGGTDIDWDSSRSWDADVAVAAVVELCRTGRTRVPVYDIATSSRVGAEALDIERTPLFIAEGIFAADIVERCRELGVLADALCLRGRPSTTFRRRLLRDLREGRKSVPFLLRRGWRLMRSERAIVARQTSLGAHPCGKEEALGRLAAAAAGRCVKARTSAA
- a CDS encoding adenosine deaminase, which produces MTSQTNSNTTPAASPDQIRRAPKVLLHDHLDGGLRPGTIIELAREVGYENLPETEADKLGVWFREAADSGSLPRYLETFAHTCAVMQTKDALRRVAAECAEDLAEDGVVYAEIRYAPEQHLEAGLTLEEVVEAVNEGFREGERRAKANGHRIRVGALLTAMRHAARALEIAELANRYRDLGVVGFDIAGAEAGFPPTRHLDAFEYLKRENNHFTIHAGEAFGLPSIWQALQWCGADRLGHGVRIIDDIKVSDDGSVQLGRLASYVRDKRIPLEMCPTSNLQTGAATSYADHPIGLLRKLHFRATVNTDNRLMSGTSMSREFEHLVSTFGYTLDDMQWFTVNAMKSAFIPFDERLAMINDVIKPGYAELKSEWLFRQTASTSGSVAEQA
- a CDS encoding PspC domain-containing protein — encoded protein: MTALARPQNGRMIGGVCAALARRFGTSATTMRVIFLVSCLLPGPQFLLYLALWALLPAEKNATAAW